One Fusarium poae strain DAOMC 252244 chromosome 4, whole genome shotgun sequence DNA window includes the following coding sequences:
- a CDS encoding hypothetical protein (TransMembrane:7 (o26-45i54-74o102-119i128-149o177-199i364-385o397-421i)~BUSCO:20946at5125) — translation MESVGHPEGQTLTPEQINVLITIERFGAGCSMVAIIFLLLSFALFKKLRTTPNLFLVFASIANAGASVASMIGYDGLQAGEGSNLCQAQAFIFEWFMQSDPWWSLAMAINVFLVFFCNADPRMFRKYAWLYCIICFGGPLIPAIVLISIRNSPRGLMFGDATLWCWIGTDWSLVRLYAYYIPIWIFSFLSIMIYIAVGYQVFHARNMLRDLVIDGMKVERSDSIPYSSSEHRGSSEAVAFPPVTSERSDTDSYRQNLTGRQEFYGTAVTEVQITREEPRQAIHHGLAQPATAHTGSNPPRIQSWVLPGSFEQLERTTSGRGQRFETVCTSDSTPQPSSTVITRLRAIKSNASLKLKRLDPVKMAYLRTSFIFGFAVLITWIPSSINRLYSLTHGDRISFSLSVASGCVLPLQGFWNTLIYFTTSWKVFCEEVRTAKAEWLKRPEETDGIRLNSRLGTFKGDYRDTFERTRQVRAGSTEDAEKSATD, via the exons ATGGAGAGCGTGGGACATCCAGAAGGGCAGACTCTCACGCCCGAACAGATTAATGTTCTTATCACCATCGAACGGTTCGGCGCGGGTTGTTCTATGGTGGCCATTATTTTTCTACTACTGAGCTTTGCTTTGTTCAAGAAGCTTCGAACCACTCCTAACCTCTTCCTCGTGTTCGCTTCAATTGCGAATGCAGGTGCCAGTGTCGCATCTATGATCGGATATGATGGTCTTCAAGCAGGCGAGGGCTCAAACTTGTGCCAGGCCCAGGCTTTCATCTTCGAATG GTTCATGCAGTCTGACCCTTGGTGGTCTCTTGCCATGGCTATTAACGTgttcctcgtcttcttctgcaATGCTGATCCACGAATGTTTCGCAAGTATGCCTGGCTTTACTGCATAATCTGTTTTGGCGGCCCGTTGATCCCGGCGATCGTTCTGATCTCCATCCGCAATTCCCCAAGAGGTCTCATGTTTGGGGATGCTACT TTGTGGTGTTGGATTGGAACCGACTGGAGTCTTGTTCGTCTATACGCCTATTACATCCCGATCTGgatcttttctttcctctcAATCATGATTTATATTGCGGTCGGATACCAGGTATTCCACGCTCGAAACATGCTCCGGGATCTGGTGATAGATGGAATGAAGGTCGAGAGGAGTGACAGCATCCCTTACTCAAGCAGCGAGCACAGAGGCTCCTCTGAAGCGGTAGCCTTCCCCCCTGTTACCAGTGAGAGAAGCGACACTGACTCTTATCGCCAGAATCTCACGGGCCGCCAGGAATTCTACGGCACTGCTGTCACGGAAGTTCAGATCACACGAGAGGAGCCAAGACAAGCTATACATCATGGCCTTGCCCAACCTGCCACAGCCCACACAGGCTCCAACCCGCCACGTATTCAATCATGGGTTTTGCCTGGTTCCTTCGAGCAACTTGAACGTACTACTTCAGGAAGAGGACAAAGATTCGAGACGGTTTGTACGTCTGACAGTACTCCACAGCCATCCTCGACTGTGATCACCCGACTTCGtgcaatcaaatcaaacGCCTCCTTGAAACTAAAGCGACTTGATCCAGTAAAGATGGCATATTTGCGTACCAGCTTCATCTTTGGCTTTGCAGTATTGATCACGTGGATTCCAAGTTCAATCAACCGATTGTACAGCCTGACTCATGGGGACAGAATCAGTTTCAGTCTGAGTGTGGCCAGTGGTTGTGTCCTCCCACTCCAAGGTTTCTGGAACACCCTGATTTACTTCACCACCAGCTGGAAGGTTTTCTGTGAAGAAGTCCGAACAGCCAAAGCGGAGTGGCTCAAACGGCCCGAAGAGACAGATGGGATCCGCCTCAACAGTCGACTTGGAACTTTCAAGGGAGACTACCGTGATACCTTTGAGCGGACTCGACAAGTTCGCGCCGGCTCCACTGAGGATGCCGAGAAGTCAGCGACAGACTGA
- a CDS encoding hypothetical protein (BUSCO:20592at5125): MSAPISSNGNDQANGQNGSTATKNGNRVSPEKQHSTKRNDAPHGHHAIKPPNKIGTGLKDRVHQITKGPPGGFDPTPLPDAPQGYTIRFIFHGASNLAPADFVTISSDPFLHATLKGTQPKRHKEDPDLTHRTRTIRKSTEPQWDDEWVVANVPPTGFTLKCRLYDEDFPDHDDRLGNVTIKVPSISQDWQGIPPPGRVYEAKKRVMSKRAYLTKAVTSVVNHNMHMTPLLRVSMELLGPSAPPYAQMHTVGPTTWVKHFSPLIGRIAGVKVNANSDDDARTDQDEQSAQNGNRKSKTQKYDFQANEMQLQGPVPPKLYHRFVEFRPIIASIYSSAGLRGTILNKALHGQHRRIYNFNASTEYGDFDACTPEAAEQFLKLVHFDEGGRIFTYVLTLDGMFRFTETGKEFGIDMLSKHTMHSDVETYIACSGEFFIRRLNRPIASDEPNPHTKTHPSQDIPGGPPHEQPPHEPSYYQLIIDNDSGTYRPDKSTLPYLKDFLENNFPGMGIVTMHWEDQELQDMKENQRNIKKNEGRLVNMVLNRSQSSISSAESELDDRETSWQQGHKSKREAAYEALEDPHKVKNAVKLMVPGLKQEKGESSK; the protein is encoded by the exons ATGAGCGCTCCAATCAGCTCCAACGGTAACGACCAAGCCAATGGCCAGAATGGCTCGACAGCAACAAAAAACGGCAACAGAGTATCACCAGAAAAGCAACATAGCACAAAGAGAAACGATGCTCCTCATGGACACCACGCGATAAAACCCCCCAACAAGATCGGGACTGGACTCAAAGATCGCGTACACCAAATTACAAAAGGACCGCCAGGAGGTTTCGATCCAACTCCTCTTCCCGATGCGCCTCAGGGCTACACGATTCGATTCATCTTCCACGGCGCTTCGAACCTTGCTCCCGCCGACTTTGTCACTATCTCTTCTGACCCCTTCCTCCATGCGACTCTGAAAGGTACCCAGCCAAAGCGCCACAAGGAGGACCCTGATCTTACCCACCGGACAAGAACTATCAGAAAATCTACTGAGCCACAATGGGACGATGAATGGGTAGTTGCCAACGTGCCACCCACAGGCTTCACTCTCAAGTGCCGGCTGTATGACGAAGACTTCCCAGACCATGACGATAGACTGGGTAATGTTACAATCAAAGTGCCAAGCATATCGCAGGACTGGCAAGGAATTCCCCCTCCAGGCCGTGTCtacgaggccaagaagcgaGTGATGAGCAAGCGGGCTTATTTGACAAAGGCTGTCACTAGTGTTGTCAACCACAATATGCACATGACTCCCCTTCTCCGCGTGAGCATGGAACTACTTGGACCCTCAGCTCCGCCTTATGCGCAAATGCATACCGTCGGCCCTACAACATGGGTCAAGCACTTTAGTCCCCTGATCGGTCGAATCGCTGGCGTCAAGGTCAACGCTAATTCCGACGACGACGCCCGGACAGATCAAGATGAACAGAGCGCCCAGAATGGAAACAGGAAGAGTAAGACTCAGAAATATGA TTTCCAAGCCAATGAAATGCAGCTTCAAGGCCCGGTGCCACCCAAATTGTACCACCGCTTTGTCGAATTCAGACCTATCATTGCATCGATTTATTCTTCGGCGGGCTTGCGCGGCACAATCTTGAATAAGGCGCTGCATGGCCAGCATCGTCGTATCTATAATTTCAACGCATCAACCGAATATGGCGATTTTGATGCATGCACCCCTGAAGCTGCGGAACAGTTTCTAAAACTGGTTCATTTCGATGAAGGCGGTCGTATTTTTACTTACGTTCTAACTTTGGACGGCATGTTCAGATTCACAGAGACTGGAAAGGAATTTGGTATAGACATGCTGAGCAAGCATACCATGCATTCTGACGTGGAGACGTATATCGCCTGTTCTGGTGAATTCTTTATCAGACGACTTAACCGCCCTATCGCTTCGGATGAGCCAAATCCTCATACAAAAACGCACCCGTCACAAGATATTCCTGGTGGTCCGCCTCATGAGCAACCTCCTCATGAACCTTCGTATTATCAATTGATCATCGACAACGACTCTGGGACGTATCGACCTGATAAGTCAACACTACCTTACTTGAAGGATTTCCTAGAGAACAACTTCCCAGGAATGGGCATTGTGACGATGCACTGGGAAGATCAAGAGCTTCAGGATATGAAGGAAAACCAGCGCAATATCAAGAAGAACGAGGGTAGACTGGTCAACATGGTTCTCAACAGAAGCCAGAGCAGTATTAGCTCCGCCGAGAGCGAGTTGGATGATCGCGAGACGTCTTGGCAGCAGGGACACAAGAGTAAGCGAGAGGCAGCTTATGAAGCCTTGGAAGACCCGCACAAGGTCAAAAATGCGGTCAAATTGATGGTTCCTGGCTTGAAGCAGGAAAAGGGCGAAAGCTCTAAATGA
- the FPR1 gene encoding FK506 binding protein proline rotamase rapamycin-binding protein (BUSCO:55103at5125) has product MRPFSLASIPRATRITTRINPFFTQPRNFSFTQATMGVEKTIITEGNGPSPKVGQLVSMEYTGWLQENGTKGKQFDSSVGRGDFDVTIGVGQVIKGWDEGVVQMKLGEKATLVITPDYGYGARGFPGAIPPNSTLIFDVELKNIR; this is encoded by the exons ATGCGGCCTTTCTCTCTTGCATCCATTCCTCGCGCTACTCGCATCACCACTCGAATCAACCCGTTTTTTACTCAACCTCGCAACTTCTCCTTTACACAAGCAACCATGGGTGTTGAAAAGACTATCATTACGGAGGGTAACGGCCCTTCCCCCAAGGTTGGCCAGTTGGTCAGCATGGAGTACACTGGCTGGCTTCAAGAGAACGGCACCAAGGGGAAGCA GTTCGATAGCTCCGTTGGACGTGGTGACTTCGATGTCACGATTGGCGTCGGCCAGGTCATTAAGG GTTGGGACGAGGGTGTCGTTCAGATGAAGCTCGGCGAGAAGGCTACTCTTGTCATCACCCC TGACTACGGCTACGGTGCTCGCGGCTTCCCCGGTGCTATCCCCCCCAACTCTACTCTCATCTT CGATGTTGAGCTCAAGAACATCCGATAA
- a CDS encoding hypothetical protein (TransMembrane:1 (o868-888i)) yields the protein MAEQKQPEIDLATRMQVDESVVGHNEIDESLYSRQLYVLGHEAMKRMGASNVLIVGLKGLGVEIAKNIALAGVKSLTLYDPAPVQIADLSSQFFLTPSDVGKPRDEVTVPRVVELNAYTPVKLHQSPGLDGDLSQFDKYQVVVLTNAPIHQQKAIADYCHSKGIYVVVADTFGLFGSVFCDFGEKFTVIDPTGETPLSGIVAGIDEEGLVSALDETRHGLEDGDYVTFSEVEGMEALNGAEPRKITVKGPYTFSIGDVSGLGQYKRGGMYQQVKMPKVINFKDFTASLKEPEFLISDFAKFDRPQQLHLGFQALHAFQLTHKRLPNPMDDDDAIVVLGAAKKFAEQEGLEIELDEKLLKELSYQAQGDLNPMAAYFGGLVAQEVLKAVSGKFQPIVQWMYFDSLESLPTSTKRSAELCKPTGSRYDGQIAVFGTEYQNKIANLKQFLVGAGAIGCEMLKNWAMIGLGTGPEGKIWVTDMDSIERSNLNRQFLFRADDVGKMKSDRAALAVQRMNPDLEGHMITLKERVSAETESVFNEDFWRNLDGVTNALDNVEARTYVDRRCVFFQKPLLESGTLGTKGNTQVVLPHLTESYSSSQDPPEKEFPMCTIRSFPNKIDHTIAWSKEYMFEKLFVKAPQTVNLYLTQPQFIENSLKQGGNHKETLETIRNYLTTERPRTFEDCIAWARQLFESEFSNKIQQLLYNFPKDSETSTGTPFWSGPKRAPDALKFDPNNPSHFGFIVAAANLHAFNYNIKSPGTDKSIYLRELENVIVPDFSPDSNVKIQADDKEPVEEESSFDDNDEIKKLADSLPSPSSLSGFQLVPVDFEKDDDSNHHIDFITACSNLRAENYKIEPADRHKTKFIAGKIIPAIATTTALVTGLVVLELYKIIDGKDDLEQYKNGFINLALPFFGFSEPIASPKVEYQGPDGKVTLDKIWDRFEIENITLQELLDTFKAKGLTISMLSSGVSLLYASFFPPSKLKERYALKLSQLVETISKKPIPAHQKEVIFEIVAEDLNEEDVEVPYIKVKVA from the exons ATGGCC GAGCAGAAGCAACCAGAGATTGACCTCGCAACCCGAATGCAGGTTGACGAATCCGTTGTTGGACATAACGAAATCGACGAATCTCTCTACAGCCGACAACTCTATGTCTTGGGCCATGAGGCTATGAAGCGCATGGGCGCTTCCAACGTGCTCATTGTTGGCCTCAAGGGTCTCGGCGTAGAAATCGCCAAGAATATCGCCCTGGCTGGCGTCAAGAGTCTCACCCTCTATGACCCGGCCCCAGTTCAGATCGCGGATCTCTCGTCCCAGTTCTTCCTCACCCCTAGCGATGTCGGGAAGCCCAGAGACGAAGTCACTGTTCCCCGCGTTGTTGAACTGAACGCATACACTCCTGTCAAGCTTCACCAGTCGCCCGGTCTTGACGGTGATCTTTCACAGTTCGATAAGTACCAGGTCGTCGTTTTGACCAATGCACCTATCCACCAACAAAAGGCTATCGCCGATTACTGCCATAGCAAGGGTATTTATGTCGTTGTCGCCGATACTTTCGGACTCTTTGGCTCCGTCTTTTGTGATTTCGGTGAGAAGTTCACAGTTATCGATCCTACCGGCGAAACTCCCCTCAGCGGCATCGTTGCAGGTATTGATGAGGAGGGCCTGGTGTCCGCCCTTGACGAAACTCGGCACGGATTGGAAGATGGCGACTACGTAACATTCTCCGAGGTTGAGGGTATGGAGGCGCTCAACGGAGCCGAGCCACGAAAGATTACTGTCAAGGGACCTTACACCTTTTCGATCGGTGATGTGTCTGGATTGGGCCAGTACAAGCGAGGTGGCATGTACCAGCAAGTCAAGATGCCCAAGGTTATCAACTTCAAGGACTTCACCGCATCGCTGAAGGAACCCGAATTCCTTATCTCCGACTTCGCCAAGTTTGATCGACCTCAGCAACTTCACCTTGGTTTCCAGGCGCTTCACGCTTTTCAACTCACCCATAAGCGACTTCCCAACCCCatggatgacgacgatgccATTGTTGTTCTAGGCGCTGCCAAGAAGTTTGCTGAGCAGGAGGGTCTCGAAATTGAGCTCGATGAGAAGCTTTTAAAGGAGCTGAGCTATCAAGCCCAAGGTGACCTCAACCCTATGGCTGCCTACTTCGGTGGTCTTGTTGCGCAGGAGGTTCTTAAGGCAGTCTCTGGCAAGTTCCAGCCCATTGTCCAATGGATGTACTTTGACTCCCTCGAGTCTCTACCTACATCTACTAAGCGAAGTGCTGAGCTCTGCAAGCCCACTGGTAGCCGATATGATGGACAAATTGCTGTTTTCGGTACCGAATACCAGAACAAGATTGCCAACCTGAAGCAGTTCCTTGTCGGCGCCGGCGCCATTGGCTGTGAGATGCTGAAGAACTGGGCCATGATTGGTCTAGGAACGGGTCCTGAGGGCAAGATCTGGGTTACTGACATGGACTCTATTGAGAGAAGTAACCTGAACCGACAGTTCCTTTTCCGTGCCGATGATGTTGGTAAGATGAAGAGTGACCGTGCTGCTCTTGCCGTCCAGCGAATGAACCCCGACCTCGAAGGCCATATGATCACTTTGAAGGAACGTGTTAGCGCCGAAACTGAGAGTGTTTTCAACGAAGACTTCTGGCGAAACCTGGATGGTGTCACCAACGCTCTCGACAACGTTGAGGCTCGAACTTACGTCGACCGGCGATGTGTTTTTTTCCAGAAGCCACTTCTCGAGAGTGGTACCCTCGGAACCAAGGGTAACACGCAAGTCGTCCTCCCCCATCTTACCGAATCTTATTCTTCCTCTCAGGACCCCCCTGAGAAAGAGTTCCCCATGTGCACAATTCGAAGTTTCCCCAACAAGATTGACCATACTATTGCTTGGTCCAAGGAGTACATGTTCGAGAAGCTTTTCGTCAAGGCTCCTCAAACAGTCAATTTGTATTTGACTCAGCCCCAGTTCATCGAGAACTCGCTGAAGCAGGGCGGTAACCACAAGGAGACCCTCGAAACCATTCGTAACTACCTCACGACTGAGAGGCCCCGAACCTTTGAGGATTGTATTGCCTGGGCTCGCCAACTGTTTGAGTCTGAGTTTTCCAACAAGATCCAGCAGCTCCTCTATAATTTCCCTAAGGACTCCGAGACATCTACCGGCACCCCATTCTGGTCCGGACCCAAACGAGCTCCTGATGCACTCAAATTCGACCCCAACAACCCCTCTCACTTTGGATTCATTGTTGCCGCGGCCAACCTCCACGCCTTCAACTACAATATTAAATCTCCAGGAACTGACAAGTCTATCTACCTGCGAGAATTGGAGAATGTCATTGTCCCTGACTTCTCTCCCGATTCCAACGTGAAGATCCAAGCAGATGACAAGGAGCCTGTT GAGGAGGAGTCTAGCTTCGACGACAAtgacgagatcaagaagctgGCCGACAGTCTGCCTTCACCCAGCTCTCTGTCCGGATTCCAACTCGTCCCTGTTGATTTCGAGAAGGATGATGACTCGAACCATCACATCGATTTCATCACCGCTTGCAGCAACTTGAGGGCCGAGAACTACAAGATAGAGCCAGCTGACCGACACAAGACCAAGTTCATTGCTGGCAAGATCATTCCCGCCATTGCCACAACTACTGCGTTAGTGACCGGCTTGGTTGTGTTGGAGCTGTACAAGATCATTGATGGCAAGGACGATCTTGAGCAGTATAAGAATGGTTTCATTAACCTGGCACTACCCTTTTTTGGTTTCAGTGAGCCTATTGCCAGTCCCAAGGTGGAATACCAAGGACCTGATGGCAAGGTTACGCTGGACAAGATCTGGGATCGTTTCGAGATCGAGAATATCACTCTACAGGAACTTTTGGATAccttcaaggccaagggtcTCACCATCAGCATGCTAAGCTCTGGCGTCAGTCTTCTCTATGCCTCCTTCTTCCCCCCttccaagctcaaggaaCGATACGCCCTCAAGCTGAGCCAGCTGGTGGAGACTATCTCTAAAAAGCCCATCCCGGCTCATCAGAAAGAGGTGATTTTTGAAATTGTGGCTGAGGACCTTAACGAGGAAGACGTCGAGGTGCCTTacatcaaggtcaaggttgCATAA
- a CDS encoding hypothetical protein (BUSCO:32693at5125) codes for MVVRYEAEHLLYLRESPLCTKPSSLPPAEDWMGPPPEPNRTQNKVTNDRPRSNDNPLLEQANRRPGVERHVSRNSANPEDLVFAPPRTAFASARGKSALEPDKITKESEAPGRFGNFRSRNGDLDVDRFRDGRNNNGLRRRDGESETEGWSTVKPRKSFGHEGAERFHGRMGGNFRDEKRQSKDRDDRDVVRDRPARAFDGFIRDAEDSEGRPRNGINRNKVEPWYKNESNVATTPAAEATTTTPDKRERIDRAKSWRDREVLADTTDDRNNNSNNNRTNDRRWGRDRDQRVEREPEWLDEPLEELPEAHTQQDFQKWMEEMKKQKAGNSSKLANAEAAETMIEMEKPPVQSAPAVPSAPDKFFEAFGTTAGLETPRAEENKNPVAKPKATGKSSRFTSFFAQPQEEARGRTEPPTPMAGPPIHSGMPLPMPFPSGPAPSGGPDDERQAFQQLLAKLQKQTMSATPPGPSPFSVPQGTPPNVGRPNIITSPDSPFQQYGPDRRMEGPLGRPPPHHVQEILAPRPQQQAARPEQLLQDLVGQRQRAPSQGSGRPDAARNNSNTEFLMNLMRAPQEGPRNDLLMRMAPQQQKPGQMPQEPDFSRDDRGPQRQMRPQPPPGFPMEERFHNPSDADARPNQPTQILQRPPPPPGLDHQMPPSWMPGGQMPPPQQRGPMIPPPGLPGGPVGPGGPGPNRNMPMPHMFPPNFPPGVMPPPEALGGPPPRNMPPPPPGFFGGPPHGFIPPGLGGFNGPPGPDFPGSPFEGRGMPPAGNPGRGAAFGRP; via the exons ATGGTTGTTCGATACGAAGCAGAGCATCTGCTGTACTTGCGGGAGTCGCCATTATGTACCAAACCTTCGAGCCTCCCTCCAGCCGAAGATTGGATGGG ACCCCCACCTGAACCGAATCGCACGCAGAACAAGGTCACCAACGATCGACCTCGATCCAACGACAATCCTCTTCTTGAACAAGCTAATCGCCGTCCTGGCGTTGAAAGACATGTTTCAAGGAACAGTGCCA ACCCCGAGGACCTTGTCTTTGCGCCTCCTCGAACAGCTTTTGCTTCTGCGAGAGGCAAATCAGCCCTTGAGCCTGACAAAATTACCAAAGAGTCTGAGGCTCCTGGCCGTTTCGGCAACTTCAGAAGTCGCAACGGAGATCTGGACGTCGATCGATTCCGCGATGGCCGCAACAATAACGGTCTCCGCCGTCGTGATGGCGAGAGCGAAACAGAGGGCTGGAGCACGGTGAAGCCTCGCAAGAGCTTTGGACATGAAGGTGCCGAGCGTTTCCACGGACGCATGGGAGGTAACTTCAGAGACGAGAAGCGTCAGTCCAAAGATCGTGATGACCGCGACGTTGTTCGTGATCGCCCTGCACGGGCTTTCGACGGCTTTATCAGAGATGCAGAGGACAGCGAGGGGCGGCCACGAAACGGAATCAACAGAAACAAAGTCGAGCCCTGGTACAAGAACGAGTCCAATGTCGCTACCACGCCTGCTGCTGAAGCGACGACTACAACTCCCGATAAGCGCGAACGTATTGATCGCGCTAAGAGCTGGAGAGATCGCGAAGTTCTTGCCGATACTACTGATGAtcgcaacaacaacagcaacaataaCCGCACTAATGATAGACGCTGGGGGCGGGATCGTGACCAGCGAGTCGAGCGTGAGCCCGAATGGCTAGACGAACCCCTTGAGGAACTTCCTGAAGCCCATACTCAACAGGATTTCCAGAAGTGGATGgaagagatgaagaagcaaaaggCTGGAAACTCTAGTAAGCTTGCAAACGCCGAAGCGGCAGAGACAATGATTGAAATGGAAAAACCGCCTGTTCAATCTGCCCCCGCTGTTCCATCTGCACCGGACAAGTTCTTCGAAGCTTTTGGAACCACTGCTGGTCTTGAAACTCCACGTGCCGAAGAGAACAAGAACCCTGTCGCCAAACCCAAGGCGACTGGCAAGTCATCGAGGTTTACGTCCTTTTTCGCGCAGCCCCAggaagaagctcgaggaCGAACAGAGCCACCAACTCCTATGGCGGGACCTCCTATCCACAGTGGTATGCCCCTGCCTATGCCTTTCCCCAGCGGCCCTGCTCCTTCTGGTGGACCAGACGATGAGCGACAAGCTTTCCAGCAGTTACTTGCGAAGCTGCAGAAGCAGACCATGAGTGCTACACCCCCAGGCCCTTCGCCCTTCTCAGTCCCCCAGGGAACGCCGCCAAATGTCGGCAGACCTAACATAATTACTTCACCCGATTCGCCTTTCCAGCAGTATGGACCTGATCGACGTATGGAAGGTCCTCTTGGCCGACCCCCGCCACATCATGTCCAAGAAATTCTTGCTCCTCGACCCCAGCAACAAGCTGCTCGTCCTGAACAGCTTCTGCAGGACCTAGTAGGCCAACGCCAGCGTGCCCCTAGCCAAGGCTCTGGCCGTCCCGATGCTGCTCGTAACAATAGCAACACTGAGTTCTTGATGAACCTCATGAGAGCACCCCAAGAGGGCCCACGAAACGACTTGTTGATGCGCATGGCTCCGCAGCAACAAAAGCCAGGACAAATGCCTCAAGAGCCTGATTTCTCTAGGGACGACCGTGGCCCCCAACGTCAAATGCGACCCCAACCACCACCTGGTTTTCCTATGGAGGAACGATTCCACAACCCTTCCGACGCGGATGCTCGACCGAATCAGCCTACGCAAATTTTGCAGCgtccaccacctcctcctggtCTGGACCACCAGATGCCACCTAGCTGGATGCCCGGTGGTCAGATgcctcctcctcagcagcGAGGACCTATGATTCCTCCCCCAGGGCTTCCTGGCGGTCCTGTAGGCCCTGGCGGCCCAGGACCTAATCGTAACATGCCCATGCCTCACATGTTCCCTCCCAACTTCCCACCCGGCGTGATGCCTCCCCCCGAGGCTCTAGGTGGCCCCCCACCTCGTAACatgcctcctcctccccctgGCTTCTTTGGTGGCCCACCTCACGGATTCATCCCTCCTGGTCTCGGAGGCTTCAATGGACCCCCTGGACCGGATTTCCCTGGTAGTCCTTTTGAAGGACGCGGCATGCCTCCTGCTGGCAACCCTGGCCGTGGCGCGGCCTTTGGCAGACCTTAA